The Helicobacter cetorum MIT 00-7128 region CTACAATATCTGTAGCTAAGGTTCTATTAAGGGCTTGAGAAAAAACAACTTTTTCTTTCCCTAAGGGCGTAATATGCGCTTGCCTAACAATCCTTAAAGCCTCTTCAAAACCAATTAAAGTGGGGTAAGTTTTCATAATAAATGCCCCATTTTTAGCTTTTTAACTTCTAAATATTTTTTGTTGTGTTCGTTAGCACATATAATCAAACTTTCTCTTTCAATCTCAGCGTATTTTTCTAGGGCTATGATTTTTTTAGGGTTATTGGTTAATAAGCGCATTTTTTTAATGTGATAGTATTCTAAAATCTCCCCTACAATGCTATAATCCCTCTCATCATCTCTAAACCCCATCATCTCGTTAGCTTGAATTGTATCATAGCCCTTATCTTGCAAGGCGTAGGCATTAACCTTATTGAAAAGCCCTATACCACGACCCTCTTGACGCAGATAAATCACTAGCCCCCCCTCTTTAGAACTAATAATCCTTTCCATTGCCATTTGCAATTCCCCCCCACAATCGCATTTTTGCGAACCTAAAGCATCGCCGGTTAAGCATTCTGAATGTAATCGCACCAAAGGAATATCTGAAAACTCA contains the following coding sequences:
- the ribA gene encoding GTP cyclohydrolase II — protein: MQHLEVSNKAKLPTQFGEFYMQSFREKDSNGTKDHLVIFTPEFSDIPLVRLHSECLTGDALGSQKCDCGGELQMAMERIISSKEGGLVIYLRQEGRGIGLFNKVNAYALQDKGYDTIQANEMMGFRDDERDYSIVGEILEYYHIKKMRLLTNNPKKIIALEKYAEIERESLIICANEHNKKYLEVKKLKMGHLL